A window of Bombina bombina isolate aBomBom1 chromosome 5, aBomBom1.pri, whole genome shotgun sequence genomic DNA:
AAACCTTAAATGGCAGAAcaaaaaatgattttatatatatatatatatatatatatatatatatatatatatatatatatatatatatattattaaagggacactctggtcaaaatttaaatacacagatgaattacatctttggatagaaacatatttgcaataaacatgcattggcaaaaatgtttctagtaaaagttatcactattttagtgataatatttttctctgcacgtgcatgtgaagcataactagatattctcagtgcaccagcattttaaacactgcagctgctcatagTGCCAGTGgatcttgtatcatgtcagcaatgaacaaattgagtcattaccaggtggtaaaagcaccttaggctctctgagcaagtgctgtgtttaaaatgctggtgcacggtgcaaacttaaatacacttttgaaacaactataactTTTATCTAATACATGTatactacaaaaatgcttctactcaaaactgaaatgcatacacGTGGATTCCaaaatttggctggaatgtccctttaaggtcatgtgAAGCCACACCCCTAACCACATCCTCAACCATGCCCATTTGCAAAGTGTCAGATAATCAGCTGTGCAAAAGGTAGCAACCATATTTTCTAAACAtgttaaaggtttcttcccttgtgaatcatttcatgagttttcagactacgcttttctataaaactttttccacactgtgtacatgtgtaaggcttttcccctgtgtgaatcatttcatgctttttcagatgactcttttgtgtaaaactttttccacactctgtacatgtgaacagtTTTTCTcctttgtgaatcctttcatgacgttTCACATtactcttttttgtaaaactttttccacactctgtacatgtgaaaggcttttctcctgtgtgattcatttcatgaattttcagactactctttagtgtaaaactttttccacactctgtacatgtgaaaggcttttctcctgtgtgaatcctttcatgctttttcagatcactctttagtgtaaaactttttccacactctgtacatgtgaaaggcttttctcctgtgtgactcctttcatggtTTTTCATATCACTATTTTCTGTaaacctttttccacactctgtacatgtgaaaagcttttctcctgtgtgaatcctttcatgacgtttcagattatttatttgtgtaaaacttttcccacactctgtacatgtgaatggctttacCCCTGTGTGACtccattcatgctttttcagatcactcttttgtgtaaaactttttccacactctgtacatgtgaaaggcttttctcctgtgtgattaatttcatgaattttcagactactcttttctataaaactttttccacactctgtacatgtgaaaagcttttctcctgtgtgaatcctttcatgacgtttcagattatttatttgtgtaaaacttttcccacactctgtacatgtgaatggctttacccctgtgtgactcctttcatgctttttcagatcactcttttgtgtaaaactttttccacactctgtacatgtgaaaggcttttctcctgtgtgactcctttcatggtTTTTCAGATCACTATTTTCTGTaaacctttttccacactctgtacatgtgaaaagcttttctcctgtgtgaatcctttcatgacgtttcagattatttatttgtgtaaaacttttcccacactctgtacatgtgaatggctttacccctgtgtgactcctttcatgctttttcagatcactcttttgtgtaaaactttttccacactctgtacatgtgaaaggcttttctcctgtgtgactcctttcatggtTTTTCAGATCACTATTTTCTGTaaacctttttccacactctgtacatgtgaaaagcttttctcctgtgtgaatcctttcatgacgtttcagattatttatttgtgtaaaacgttttccacactctgtacatgtgaaaggcttttctcctgtgtgaatctttttatgagttttcagatgattcatttgtgtaaaacatttgccgcactcagtacatgtgtgtggtttctcacctgtgtgaattttgtagtgCTCTAGTAGCTTAgtcttccatctaaagcttttctcacattctgtagatttgaaaggtgtctcctttgtatgaattatttggctagactgtagacttttctcttctttaatatgttttgaaaactcagtaaatgtgtgtggtttatcctctgggataatcatttcactagataaggcataaatgttgtcctcttgtttgatgactaaattactctctgtacataatgattgtagCCCAGTTCCTGCAAATTcaccatctcctttaaatatctgctgtgatatccctaatgtttgtgaatagtcattggtgtctaagacttttggagtttgcggtatcattctgatgcttcccgtagtgaaggatggatatgaactattgacgtgtttgtctacataaaaagaaatggaataaagaaaaaaaagactgtttattcattataatataatccatctcaataaaaaaaaaccatttttttatactcaaaaatgtcttcctttttgtatgtttaaatttatttacctgtaatcacaaattaaaaaaggatgacatagaatgtaaacattactacatcatagtagcCTAAATTACGGATTACTGATGACAACAAGTTATAGGTCCGCATTAAACAAGGTGCATGtgaataatgttctcagccagggaacaagtacatctgcattctgggcaagagaggtgcaTCCACCATtctcatttaacatttcacaagcaactGCAAATACAGCCCTGCCCGGCTCATGCGCAACAAGTTGGATGAGAACATGATgacttaatcatcacagactaatcatcaatgtgagatgttttgagagggtgtggttgtttgatttatataaacagtcaaaaactttattagtttaataatattaatagtcactgtaaaattaaacacacgaatcagtggtggttctggggtggggtTACACTGGGGGAGTTGTGGGAACAAGGTAGacataagtgtagttatgggtgttccatgagcaagGTCAGGGCAGAGGAAGATGaagttgcaggtgttctgagtaatgaaccaggtctaGGGGTGAGGTTAGGTAgttggacatgatctgtctaaaaagACAGAGGGGAGGGGTAGTATTTTTTTACCCTACTCCTCAGCCCAATAgaggttgctccttctttataacgtcactgacacaaatgttcttaaaagatgcagatataaatataatagtttatatttgtttaatgaatgatctattttattttcataggcctagatttagagttcggcggtaaaagggctgttaacgctccgcgggcttttttctggccgcaccataaatttaactctggtatcgagagttcaaacaaatgctgcgttaggctccaaaaaaggagcgtagagcatttttaccgcaaatgcaactctcgataccagagttgcttacggacgcggccggcatcaaaaacgtgctcgtgcacgattctcccataggaaacaatggggctgtttgagctgaaaaaaaacctaacacctgcaaaaaagcagcgttcagctcctaacgcagccccattgtttcctatggggaaacacttcctacgtctgcacctaacaccctaacatgtaccccgagtctaaacacccctaaccttacacttattaactcctaatctgccgcccccgctatcgctgacccctgcattacacttttaacccctaatctgccgctccgtaaaccgccgccacctacgttatccctatgtacccctaatctgctgccctaacatcgccgacccctatgttatatttattaacccctaatctgccccccacaacgtcgccgacacctgcctacacttattaacccctaatctgccgagcggacctgagcgctactataataaagttattaacccctaatccgcctcactaaccctatcataaatagtattaacccctaatctgccctccctaacatcgccgacacctaccttcaattattaacccctaatctgccgaccggagctcaccgctattctaataaattgattaacccctaaagctaagtctaaccctaacactaacacccccctaagttaaatataatttttatctaacgaaataaattaactcttattaaataaatgattcctatttaaagctaaatacttacctgtaaaataaatcctaatatagctacaatataaattataattatattatagctattttaggattaatatttattttacaggcaactttgtaattattttaaccaggtacaatagctattaaatagttaagaactatttaatagttacctagttaaaataataacaaatttacctgtaaaataaatcctaacctaagatataattaaacctaacactaccctatcaataaaataattaaataaactacctacaattacctacaattaacctaacactacactatcaataaattaattaaacacaattgctacaaataaataaaattaaataaactatctaaagtacaaaaaataaaaaagaactaagttacagaaaataataaaatatttacaaacataagaaaaatattacaacaattttaaactaattacacctactctaagccccctaataaaataacaaagccccccaaaataaaaaattcactaccctattctaaaatacaaatattacaagctcttttaccttaccagccctgaacagggccctttgcggggcatgccccaagaatttcagctcttttgcctgtaaaaaaaaacatacaataccccccccccaacattacaacccaccacccacatacccctaatctaacccaaaccccccttaaataaacctaacactacccccctgatgatcttcctaccttgtcttcaccatgccaggttcaccgatccgtcctggctccaagatcttcatccaacccaagcgggggctagacatccactgaagaagtccagaagagggtccaaagtcttcctcctatccggcaagaagaggacatccggaccggcaaacatcttctccaagcggcatcttctatcttcttccatccgatgacgaccggctccatcttgaagacctccagcgcggatccatcctcttcttccgacgactagacgacgaatgacggttcctttaagggacgtcatccaagatggcgtccctcgaattccgattggctgataggattctatcagccaatcggaattaaggtaggaattttctgattggctgatggaatcagccaatcagaatcaagttcaatccgattggctgatccaatcagccaatcagattgagctcgcattctattggctgatcggaacagccaatagaatgcgagctcaatctgattggctgattggatcagccaatcggattgaactatattctgattggctgattccatcagccaatcagaaaattcctaccttaattccgattggctgatagaatcctatcagccaatcggaattcgagggacgccatcttggatgacgtcccttaaaggaaccgtcattcgtcgtctagtcgtcggaagaagaggatggatccgcgctggaggtcttcaagatggagccggtcgtcatcggatggaagaagatagaagatgccgcttggagaagatgtttgccggtccggatgtcctcttcttgccggataggaggaagactttggaccctcttctggacttcttcagtggatgtctagcccccgcttgggttggatgaagatcttggagccaggacggatcggtgaacctggcatggtgaagacaaggtaggaagatcatcaggggggtagtgttaggtttatttaaggggggtttgggttagattaggggtatgtgggtggtgggttgtaatgttgggggggggtattgtatgtttttttttacaggcaaaagagctgaaattcttggggcatgccccgcaaagggccctgttcagggctggtaaggtaaaagagcttgtaatatttgtattttagaatagggtagggaattttttattttggggggctttgttattttattagggggcttagagtaggtgtaattagtttaaaattgttgtaatatttttcttatctttgtaaatattttattattttctgtaacttagttcttttttattttttgtactttagatagtttatttaattttatttatttgtagcaattgtgtttaattaatttattgatagtgtagtgttaggttaattgtaggtaattgtaggtagtttatttaattattttattgatagggtagtgttaggtttaattatatcttaggttaggatttattttacaggtaaatttgttattattttaactaggtaactattaaatagttcttaactatttaatagctattgtacctggttaaaataattacaaagttgcctgtaaaataaatattaatcctaaaatagctataatataattataatttatattgtagctatattaggatttattttacaggtaagtatttagctttaaataggaattatttatttaataagagttaatttatttcgttagataaaaattatatttaacttaggggggtgttagtgttagggttagacttagctttaggggttaatacatttattagaatagcggtgagctccggtcggcagattaggggttaataattgaaggtaggtgtcggcgatgttagggagggcagattaggggttaatactatttatgatagggttagtgaggcggattaggggttaataactttattatagtagcgctcaggtccgctcggcagattaggggttaataagtgtaggtaggtgtcggcgacgttgtggggggcagattaggggttaataaatataacataggggtcggcgatgttaggggtagcagattaggggtacatagggataacgtaggtggcggcgatttgcggtcggaagattaggggttaattattttaagtagcttgcggcgacgttgtggggggcaagttaggggttaatagatataatacaggggtcggcggtgttaggggcagcagattaggggtacataagtataacgtaggtggcggtcggcagattaggggttaaaatttttaatcgagtggcggcgatgtggggggacctcggtttaggggtacataggtagtttatgggtgttagtgtactttagggtacagtagttaagagctttataaaccggcgttagccagaaagctcttaactcctgctattttcaggcggctggaatcttgtcgttagagctctaacgctcactgcagaaacgactctaaataccggcgttaggaagatcccattgaaaagataggctacgcaaatggcgtagggggatctgcggtatggaaaagtcgcggctgtaaagtgagcgttagaccctttaatcactgactccaaataccagcgggcgcccaaaaccagcgttaggagcctctaacgctggttttgacggctaccgctgaactctaaatctaggcctcagtaattaaagtcagcataatatctatcttactcacctaacacatatgagttcatgctgataacaggctccaatgtctgtgctcaggaagaaggttcccttattcattccagttacatcaatacctgatatctctcagtgctctggccgtgtctgtaaaaagtatattaaatggtttagacagataataataaataatggttctgattaactgtacgtatggtataattaaaggcgcgcataacaattcatgtgatacagatcagctgactaggttattacatatgtgatgttgattcagcacaagctTTTAGTacagatatctgtgtgtgtgttacaattgccctttaaatattaatcttcccagatctatacaacataatggtagaaaattaattcaagtggggccatatcacaacgTTACAAACATATTATAACTTTgatttctatcatttatatgaaacaatattttctcctgaaagaaatattaaaaataatttgtttaaatatgttaatttggatactgcagtattggtattgtacttcctactaattctcactgtcaggcATTTTGTCATGTGCttcacccccagtcctttaacttctcttggtcaatactgagttgttttaaatcacactgcaagggggtGTGGGATAGATAGGcactaaaatcttcatttcaattgttttcttggatagagttaagaaaaaaattgtgtttacatagagtgataatataatgagatgttaTTTTGgaaaattcagtccatttaaaaaggaccataaaatatagaattacaaaacctcagaggcataataaaaatacaatgcaatatggGGGACTTCAGGGCGGCAGCCATCTTAATGGTCGCAATGAGCTTCAACTCCTTAAGTTATCTCCAAAAATCACTAATATTGTGAAGCAAAAACTGGATATATATTATTCAAACTATTGGAGAAACTGGTCTGTGGATGTCCTGATTTGAAATTTAGGGTTTTGAATATTGACGTTGCTTAATTGCCCTCAGTACTGGGCTATTCATTCTGAGGTCTTCCCCTATCATAGAAGCCTCAACACCATCCCCATAACAAGCTGTGCCTGAGTGCATAGTCCTTCCTCTGAAACTAGCACTGTCCCTATTGCTGAGAGGACTACATATTCGCAGCATACTAAGGTTAAAGTTTACGCTATCCCCTACATGCTAACTGAAAATGGAGAAAGCTTTCTTTCTTACGCAATTGCGAGCGATACTACTGGAGCATGCCCAGAGACTGGATGAAAGAATGGTGGTGATCTTTTACCCAGCTCTCCACAAGCCAGGTAGGGTAAGACCAACCGGCTTACAGGAGACAGACTACTTGGACTCTGACCCGACAGACACGGCGAGAGGGGACTACCCAACAGCAGGGAAAAGAGCTTCCTCTCTGGAAACTGGTAACCAGGATACTCTACATTTGGAGACAGTGGATATACCGATACAACTTAGCCCCAACAGCCTGGCTATCACAGCAAGGGAAGAATCTGCACCTGAAACTGCCACATTCCAGCTTTAAATCAACAAACCAACAGATGAAACAAACAGGAGCTGCGCAAGCATGGGAGAAAATCTTCCTCAGATGAAATAAACTTGCGGTGGTTCTGCTGACATGGAAGGATCATCTCCCGCAGCAAGCTTGGAGCACACACTGTCAGCAACCCCTGAGATCGCAGCTATTCTATTGGATACACCAAACACAGAGGTATGGCTGCATTTCCTCATCACCCTTGGCCCAGCCACTGAATTGATTAGCAGAGACGCTGCAAATTACCGGGTCTCACGACAAATGACAGCTATCTGTGAATACATGACGATGAGGAGTATACTCCGGGACTCAGATAATCTTTCCCAACTGTCTTACCTCAAGTTCGAGTTTGCTGAACTGGCTCCCGAAGCCACCTCGCTCCTAGGAAAAAACTCGCTTTGGAATGGGCTGAGAATTCCCCCCCCTGCCCTAATTTAACATGCTTCCCTTCTACGCTGAGAGCAGTTTGGGAGGCAAAAGTAAGAACATTAAGGATCTTAACCTATTAACTAAATTGTCATGTAAAGCCATGGACAACaatatgtttttgtatttcatATTACAAGACTTTATTATTCCACTTCTGACTATTAAGTTCCCCTATGTTTCTCACATGCCTATCATCTTTGTTTATTATGGATTAAATGTTTTCCTACATGGATCAGAGAAAGTTAACAATTTTTGCTGCCTACTGTATATAGAATATGCACTACCGATGTGATCTGGAGTAGGTCTTAACTTTATATTTGTTAAAAGTCTATGACTGGGTAATATATGATGTTCAGCGTACCCCTCTTAACATTGTGTTAGTGATGACCGCATGGTCTGACTGCAGTAATAACAGAGAGATCACCTGGGATGTTATATGCCCTCATATTCCTCATTTCTTCTGCTATAAAATTACCAGATATATTAAACCCTCATAAGTTTATATCAAGTATTTCACATGTATATCATGTATTTTGTTACTGAGATCTTTGAAGTCCAATGTACATAAAATATACACTGCTTATATGGTCTGGTTCTACTATGAGCCCATAATTTAGCAATATACCATTATCAGCTTCCCCTCTCAATATGGTATCATGTAGGGGGATAGGTGTGCTTAAATTGCTTATTTTCTCTCTAATCTCCTTAGTTTATCTGCATATAGTTCCACCTAATTTAGCAGCCAGCAATGTCCGTCTCAATATTAAAATAGTCAGAGGTCCAATTAAGCCATATATTAGATCATACTCACTTCCCCCCAGCTTCCCATTACTATATGATGTCATAGTGTAGCCCATGCTTGCTACCTGTGAGAAGTCTATCTATGTAGGCTATACATTGATGCAGATCTAAAAGTCATTGCTGTCTCATATACCCCCCTCCCTTATGTCTAGCTCTATTTACCAGTCCAATAGGACTCTATTTTATTTTCTCATTGCTCAGCTGTATAAATCTCCTCTTATAAGTACTTATTGACAGCACTTTCCACTAAACCTTTATGATACATTTAGCTATAGTGTGCCATTACTTCCTGCTACCTATAAATATCCATATCTCACTATCTACCATACGCATGACTATATCAATCACCAGACCCCCTCTCTATAGATTTGTGAATATCAAATGGTCCCAAAAGATTATATGGGGCACCAGGAAGGCCTTGTAAGAGTAGTATATCTGTTAGTTAACCCCATAAATGATAGCTAAATGTTGCTATATCCAATTGTGCTGCATATTTACATACTAATTATTCACTCATAT
This region includes:
- the LOC128659950 gene encoding oocyte zinc finger protein XlCOF6-like, which translates into the protein MIPQTPKVLDTNDYSQTLGISQQIFKGDGEFAGTGLQSLCTESNLVIKQEDNIYALSSEMIIPEDKPHTFTEFSKHIKEEKSLQSSQIIHTKETPFKSTECEKSFRWKTKLLEHYKIHTGEKPHTCTECGKCFTQMNHLKTHKKIHTGEKPFTCTECGKRFTQINNLKRHERIHTGEKLFTCTECGKRFTENSDLKNHERSHTGEKPFTCTECGKSFTQKSDLKKHERSHTGVKPFTCTECGKSFTQINNLKRHERIHTGEKLFTCTECGKRFTENSDLKNHERSHTGEKPFTCTECGKSFTQKSDLKKHERSHTGVKPFTCTECGKSFTQINNLKRHERIHTGEKLFTCTECGKSFIEKSSLKIHEINHTGEKPFTCTECGKSFTQKSDLKKHEWSHTGVKPFTCTECGKSFTQINNLKRHERIHTGEKLFTCTECGKRFTENSDMKNHERSHTGEKPFTCTECGKSFTLKSDLKKHERIHTGEKPFTCTECGKSFTLKSSLKIHEMNHTGEKPFTCTECGKSFTKKSNVKRHERIHKGEKLFTCTECGKSFTQKSHLKKHEMIHTGEKPYTCTQCGKSFIEKRSLKTHEMIHKGRNL